From the Bdellovibrio reynosensis genome, one window contains:
- a CDS encoding DUF2231 domain-containing protein, which produces MYSKAKIGDHPIHPMLVAFPITLYLLTFVGFVVYATASADIFWYNLAYFCNYAGVGMAFLAAIPGFIDWSVGIPNNTIAKKDGMIHMTLNLITLGLFAINAIVIRGSWNLGADSVATPIALTGLGTLTLLCAGFYGWKMVSEHKVGVMMSKEQAILQDRYEKEYPYVPPRENRNEPPTYLHH; this is translated from the coding sequence ATGTATAGCAAAGCCAAGATTGGCGATCATCCGATACATCCAATGTTAGTCGCCTTCCCTATCACACTTTATCTTTTAACTTTCGTCGGCTTCGTTGTTTACGCCACAGCTAGCGCCGATATCTTCTGGTACAACCTTGCTTACTTCTGTAACTACGCCGGCGTTGGCATGGCCTTTTTAGCTGCGATCCCGGGCTTCATTGATTGGTCTGTGGGTATTCCTAACAACACCATCGCCAAAAAAGATGGAATGATCCATATGACATTGAATCTAATTACCTTGGGTCTTTTTGCGATCAACGCCATTGTTATCAGAGGCAGCTGGAACCTTGGAGCAGACAGCGTAGCAACGCCGATTGCCTTAACTGGCTTAGGGACACTCACTTTGCTGTGCGCGGGCTTTTATGGATGGAAAATGGTTTCTGAACATAAAGTGGGCGTTATGATGAGTAAAGAACAGGCCATCCTTCAGGACCGATACGAAAAGGAATACCCTTACGTACCACCAAGAGAAAACCGCAACGAGCCACCAACATACCTTCATCACTAA
- a CDS encoding DMT family transporter, protein MASKKDSSKFTGYSLAFLAALMWGISGTLAQFLFEQRSVTAEWLVTIRLLVSGVILLSYPLWNTKAQVIAPWKNKRDAFELIAFGILGMLAVQYTYFAAIKHSNAATATILQYLGPVFIACYYSVKEKRIPIPKELIAIFLALFGTFLIVTHGSIESLSMSNEALFWGISSAVALAVYSILPIRLMERYDAKIVVGWGMLIGGVAFSLINSPLAVPGVWDMKSYLFTAAIIIFGTTVAFYSYLLSIKIIGATKASLLACAEPLSAAIIAVIWLNVTFGLFDWIGTACILATIALLTKEEAKH, encoded by the coding sequence ATGGCTTCTAAAAAAGACTCCTCAAAATTTACTGGTTATTCACTGGCATTCTTAGCGGCATTGATGTGGGGTATCTCTGGCACACTTGCTCAGTTCTTATTTGAACAAAGAAGTGTCACGGCAGAGTGGCTAGTAACGATAAGACTTTTAGTGTCTGGAGTTATTCTTTTAAGTTATCCATTATGGAACACCAAAGCCCAAGTCATTGCACCGTGGAAGAATAAACGAGATGCATTTGAACTGATCGCCTTTGGAATTCTTGGAATGCTCGCCGTTCAATACACTTATTTCGCAGCGATTAAACATTCAAATGCAGCGACGGCTACAATTCTGCAGTATTTAGGCCCGGTGTTTATTGCTTGTTATTACTCGGTAAAAGAAAAAAGAATTCCTATTCCTAAAGAGCTTATCGCCATATTTTTGGCGCTATTTGGAACTTTTCTTATCGTTACGCATGGAAGTATTGAAAGCCTATCGATGAGTAACGAAGCATTATTCTGGGGAATAAGCTCTGCCGTCGCGTTAGCAGTCTATTCAATCCTGCCGATTCGTCTTATGGAAAGATACGATGCCAAAATTGTCGTCGGTTGGGGCATGCTTATTGGAGGCGTGGCATTTAGTTTAATCAATTCACCACTGGCCGTGCCAGGCGTATGGGATATGAAGAGTTACCTTTTCACCGCTGCGATCATTATTTTTGGAACTACGGTGGCGTTTTATTCGTATCTGTTGTCGATAAAAATAATTGGAGCGACGAAGGCAAGCCTGCTTGCTTGCGCAGAACCTTTATCCGCAGCGATCATCGCTGTGATTTGGCTTAACGTCACATTTGGACTCTTTGATTGGATCGGAACCGCGTGCATCCTTGCGACAATAGCGCTTCTGACAAAAGAAGAAGCTAAACACTAA
- a CDS encoding MFS transporter, which yields MKSKALLLILTFIGFISLGLPDAVNGIVWPSVTGTFGIPVSHLGFVLLFFSVGYLSSCISTGKILRFFGVGGLLAVSCFCVILSLFGFATAPSFGFYLASALVAGLGAGAIDTGLNAFASRTFSAKHMSWLHACWGIGATSGALVATAVLSSGQSWRLVPATIALILVPITVTFAYKRKLWNSDHPASATETKELPEVKITEALTHPTVIFQALIFFVYVGVESITGSWAFTILTQDRAMSAGAAGTLVSCYWGSLTVGRFLLGHIVEKIGVRYLLLISISTALIGGLLFILADNAILSGISLLILGFSLAPIYPSMMSQTPLRLAHLSDITVGIQAGAALVGQVSLPSLAGYFLKNHGFNTVYTFLAIAMVFLWFLIISLFRKPLPQQ from the coding sequence ATGAAATCCAAAGCTCTTCTGCTTATTCTTACTTTCATTGGTTTTATTAGTCTTGGTCTTCCGGATGCGGTGAATGGGATTGTTTGGCCGTCTGTGACTGGTACTTTTGGTATTCCGGTAAGTCACTTGGGTTTTGTGCTTTTGTTTTTCTCAGTGGGTTATTTAAGCTCCTGCATTTCGACTGGCAAAATTTTACGATTCTTTGGTGTGGGTGGATTGCTTGCTGTTAGTTGTTTTTGCGTGATCTTAAGTTTGTTTGGATTTGCGACGGCACCTTCTTTTGGTTTTTATCTAGCAAGTGCTTTAGTAGCGGGGCTTGGTGCAGGTGCGATTGATACCGGGCTAAACGCTTTTGCTTCCAGGACTTTTTCAGCAAAGCATATGAGCTGGCTGCATGCGTGTTGGGGAATTGGTGCTACTTCTGGGGCATTGGTGGCGACAGCGGTTCTATCATCAGGTCAGTCATGGAGACTGGTTCCCGCTACCATTGCTTTAATACTTGTTCCTATCACGGTTACTTTCGCTTACAAGCGCAAGCTTTGGAATAGTGACCATCCGGCTAGTGCCACCGAAACAAAAGAACTTCCGGAAGTAAAAATCACTGAAGCACTAACTCATCCAACAGTGATATTTCAGGCGCTTATATTCTTTGTCTATGTTGGAGTAGAATCCATAACAGGCTCTTGGGCATTTACCATCCTTACTCAAGATAGAGCCATGAGCGCAGGCGCTGCAGGAACATTAGTGAGTTGTTATTGGGGATCATTAACAGTGGGCAGATTCCTGCTAGGTCATATCGTCGAAAAAATCGGTGTTCGCTATTTACTGTTAATTTCAATTTCTACGGCTCTTATTGGCGGACTGCTATTTATCCTGGCTGACAATGCGATTTTAAGCGGAATCAGTTTATTGATTTTAGGATTTTCCCTCGCACCTATTTATCCTTCAATGATGTCACAGACCCCTTTAAGGCTTGCGCATCTTTCTGATATCACCGTCGGAATTCAAGCGGGCGCCGCACTTGTGGGGCAAGTGAGTTTGCCAAGTTTAGCGGGATATTTTCTGAAGAACCATGGCTTCAACACCGTCTATACATTCCTTGCAATCGCGATGGTGTTTTTATGGTTCTTAATCATCTCACTTTTTCGTAAACCGCTGCCACAGCAATAG
- a CDS encoding TlpA disulfide reductase family protein: MINESKSVLTVGDIEVSKWLNAAEGFELPSNKVVAIHAFQMLCPGCVMHGIPQAQKLHASFSEEHVAVIGLHTVFEHHDAMTEVALKAFLYEFRVGFPVGIDVPLGDGIPKTMQRFQMQGTPSWLIFDRKGNLQIHVFGQLEDITLGAEVARLALEGMPSDIPLHKKLR, from the coding sequence ATGATTAACGAGTCCAAGAGCGTTCTGACAGTCGGAGATATTGAAGTTTCTAAGTGGCTTAATGCTGCCGAGGGTTTTGAATTACCTTCAAATAAAGTTGTCGCTATCCATGCTTTTCAGATGCTGTGTCCTGGGTGTGTGATGCATGGGATTCCCCAGGCGCAAAAGCTTCACGCTAGTTTTAGTGAAGAGCATGTTGCGGTGATAGGGCTTCATACGGTTTTTGAACATCACGATGCAATGACTGAAGTTGCGCTTAAAGCTTTTTTGTATGAGTTCCGTGTTGGATTTCCTGTTGGCATTGATGTGCCACTGGGAGATGGCATTCCTAAAACGATGCAGAGGTTTCAAATGCAGGGGACGCCAAGTTGGCTTATCTTTGATCGTAAAGGAAATCTTCAAATTCATGTGTTTGGGCAGCTTGAAGACATTACTTTGGGTGCTGAAGTTGCGCGGCTTGCGCTTGAAGGAATGCCTTCAGATATACCCCTTCACAAAAAGTTACGATAG
- a CDS encoding TPM domain-containing protein, producing MTWINKYLTNDEMKKIEETISRVEEETSGEIVPVIVKRSSAIGHVPLVLTLILTLVFVLAEIPYSDWLWVTPWVWMWFPVLIVIYGVSFFLAKLHWFQKVFVSEADEIAQVHQRAQLEFYSNKIHRTEAGTGVLIFVSVMEKKAVILADEAISGKLPPDTWNNLLKDLRASLHDGHWHAAFTKAIETCGQHLKTHFPIAETRKNQLKNHLVVKE from the coding sequence ATGACGTGGATTAATAAGTATCTCACTAATGACGAGATGAAAAAAATTGAAGAGACAATTTCTCGTGTGGAAGAGGAAACTTCTGGGGAGATTGTTCCTGTCATCGTGAAACGCTCATCTGCTATCGGCCATGTCCCTTTGGTCTTAACTTTGATTCTAACGTTAGTATTTGTACTGGCTGAGATTCCCTATAGTGACTGGCTGTGGGTCACTCCTTGGGTTTGGATGTGGTTTCCTGTACTTATAGTTATCTATGGGGTTTCCTTTTTCTTAGCGAAGCTTCACTGGTTTCAGAAAGTTTTTGTTTCTGAGGCCGATGAGATTGCGCAAGTCCATCAGCGGGCGCAGTTGGAATTTTATTCCAATAAAATTCATCGTACTGAAGCGGGGACTGGGGTGTTGATTTTTGTTTCGGTCATGGAAAAGAAGGCTGTGATTTTAGCTGATGAAGCTATTTCTGGTAAGCTTCCGCCGGACACTTGGAATAATCTATTGAAGGATTTAAGAGCCAGTTTGCACGATGGTCACTGGCACGCAGCCTTCACCAAAGCTATTGAAACATGCGGGCAACACCTTAAGACGCACTTTCCCATCGCAGAAACTCGCAAAAATCAGCTAAAGAATCACCTGGTTGTGAAGGAATAG
- a CDS encoding TPM domain-containing protein: protein MRNIALSLFILILGFGFISEAKFEVPALSGPVIDEVGLMSRDDRQELMQLLYDFNRRGKAQVQVFIVKDLQGLPIEQASIEITDQWKLGDEKKDNGVLFLIAPNDRSMRIEVGQGLEGAIPDIYAKRIISDQVIPLFRSKRYSAGVVLGVHEILRLADKEFADEKQLTSEAPASNGGGDLPIGLIIGILIIISVLGRFGGGGRRGFRGGYGGFGGFGGGGGFGGGGGGWSGGGGGFSGGGASGNW from the coding sequence ATGCGCAATATAGCTCTTTCGCTTTTCATTTTAATCTTGGGCTTTGGGTTCATTTCTGAAGCCAAGTTTGAAGTGCCGGCCTTGTCGGGTCCGGTGATTGATGAAGTGGGATTAATGTCGCGCGATGATCGCCAGGAACTGATGCAGCTTCTTTATGATTTCAATCGCCGAGGAAAAGCTCAGGTTCAGGTTTTTATTGTTAAAGACCTGCAAGGGCTTCCGATTGAACAAGCTTCGATTGAAATCACGGATCAATGGAAATTAGGGGATGAAAAAAAGGACAACGGTGTTCTATTTCTTATCGCGCCTAATGATCGTTCGATGCGCATTGAAGTCGGCCAAGGTTTAGAAGGAGCTATTCCTGACATTTACGCCAAACGTATTATCAGTGATCAAGTCATTCCTCTGTTTCGTTCAAAAAGATACTCTGCCGGCGTTGTTCTTGGCGTTCATGAAATCTTAAGACTTGCTGACAAAGAGTTTGCTGATGAAAAACAACTGACTAGTGAAGCTCCAGCTTCAAATGGTGGTGGGGATCTGCCGATTGGTTTAATCATCGGTATCTTAATCATCATTTCTGTTCTTGGTCGCTTTGGCGGTGGAGGCCGCAGAGGTTTCCGCGGCGGTTACGGGGGCTTTGGTGGATTCGGTGGAGGCGGCGGCTTCGGCGGTGGCGGGGGCGGTTGGTCTGGCGGCGGTGGCGGCTTTTCAGGCGGCGGCGCTTCCGGTAATTGGTAA
- a CDS encoding LemA family protein: MVGCGIQSLPQNKNATEAALAEVNNQYKRRADLIPNLVNVVKGYAKHEESTLTAVIEARAKATSMQIDPSKVTPEQLAKFQQAQSGVSQALGRLMVVAEQYPNLKADQNFRDLQAQLEGTENRITIARQRYIESINNFNNLVTVPPTSWTNSLVYHFEKMPQWDMTAEEKATAEKPPEVKF, translated from the coding sequence ATGGTGGGTTGTGGAATTCAATCTTTGCCACAAAATAAAAATGCCACTGAAGCAGCATTGGCCGAAGTGAACAACCAATACAAACGTCGGGCTGATTTGATTCCGAATCTTGTGAATGTAGTTAAAGGTTACGCAAAACACGAAGAGTCTACTTTGACTGCGGTGATCGAAGCCCGTGCTAAAGCAACTTCAATGCAAATTGATCCATCTAAAGTAACACCAGAGCAATTGGCAAAATTCCAACAAGCTCAATCAGGTGTTTCACAAGCATTGGGTCGTTTGATGGTTGTTGCTGAACAATATCCAAACTTAAAGGCCGATCAAAATTTCCGCGACTTGCAAGCGCAACTTGAAGGCACAGAAAATCGCATTACGATTGCTCGTCAAAGATACATTGAGTCGATTAACAACTTTAATAATCTTGTGACTGTTCCGCCGACAAGCTGGACAAACTCATTAGTTTATCATTTCGAAAAAATGCCTCAGTGGGATATGACAGCCGAAGAAAAAGCAACAGCTGAAAAACCACCAGAAGTGAAATTCTAA